TAATAGTAATACGGGATAGACTGAGAAATTCCCCGCCTATTTTTTGGCAACTTTATGACGATAGCGATTATAATTCGTCAAATCCGTTGTCATCTGACACTTTCGTATATTGTCTCGATTTTTGCTCGAAAAAGTCGCTCTTCCCTTCATTTACAGATTCATAGGCTTTGATCCATGGCATTGGGTTCTTTCGATGTTCAGGAAACGGCCGATCCGCTCCTAGTTGATTCACTCGAATATTCGCCATGAACTTAATATAAGAATCTAATTCAGAAGAAGTAATACCTGGGAATCGATCACCTAAAATGTAGTTGCCCCATTTGATCTCTAAATCTGCGGCTTTTTTAAATGTTTTCGTCACGAATTGCTTTGCTTCCCTTTCATCTAAGGAAAATTCAGCTATAACAGCATGATAAATTTTCGTAAAAAGGTGAACGTGTAGCTGCTCATCGCGATTTATATAGTTAATCATCGTGGAAGTGGAGACCATTTTCTGGTTTCTTGCTAAGTTGTAGAAGAAACTGAACCCTGAATAAAAGTTCAAGCCCTCCAACACGACATCATAAACAATTGATTCTAGGAACGTTTCAGGCGTCGGGTTGTTCACAAACGCCTCGTACCCTTCAATAATAAATTCATTGCGTTCTCTCAAGACTGAATCATGCTTC
This Pseudalkalibacillus berkeleyi DNA region includes the following protein-coding sequences:
- a CDS encoding ribonucleotide-diphosphate reductase subunit beta, translated to MKANASQPLSERKLYVPEATNASTAILNGQSSNVLNWDDVRYSWAYPLYKQMLSNFWTPFEINMASDRKQYGELSIDEKEAFNKIIGLLAFLDSIQTDYASRVANYLTDSSLTALMTVLGFQEVVHNQSYSYVLSSLVDKGKQDEIFEYWKHDSVLRERNEFIIEGYEAFVNNPTPETFLESIVYDVVLEGLNFYSGFSFFYNLARNQKMVSTSTMINYINRDEQLHVHLFTKIYHAVIAEFSLDEREAKQFVTKTFKKAADLEIKWGNYILGDRFPGITSSELDSYIKFMANIRVNQLGADRPFPEHRKNPMPWIKAYESVNEGKSDFFEQKSRQYTKVSDDNGFDEL